In a single window of the Octopus sinensis linkage group LG1, ASM634580v1, whole genome shotgun sequence genome:
- the LOC115225824 gene encoding nmrA-like family domain-containing protein 1, with the protein MDKSCEVQQGKNIINTCCELKVNHVVYSGLESAVRISGLVCNHFDGKAEVEEYVKNSGVNKYTIIRLPWYYENLYENTPPQKISENKYKLSIPIGNSYMYGISVDEIGECIHSIFKENHV; encoded by the exons GGGAAGAACATTATAAACACATGTTGTGAACTAAAAGTTAACCACGTTGTCTACAGTGGTTTAGAAAGTGCAGTTCGCATCAGTGGCCTAGTGTGCAATCACTTTGATGGCAAAGCTGAAGTTGAAGAATATGTAAAAAATAGCGGAGTTAATAAGTACACCATTATACGACTACCATGGTATTATGAAAATCTTTATGAAAATACTCCTCCacagaaaatatcagaaaataagtATAAACTAT CAATTCCAATTGGCAACTCTTATATGTATGGAATCAGTGTGGATGAAATTGGTGAATGTATTCATTCAATATTCAAGGAGAATCATGTGTAA